One region of Amphiprion ocellaris isolate individual 3 ecotype Okinawa chromosome 9, ASM2253959v1, whole genome shotgun sequence genomic DNA includes:
- the dap3 gene encoding 28S ribosomal protein S29, mitochondrial: MALHRLSFRLRATVCHVRTLHTSGWGQQQEAVAVESEPEPFSVFRTQETDPACQSEKHLGQFYTLPSAHFRPLFPHGLPYRYQQQVKTFNEACFMVRPPALEVISYLKKADYSKPALRYLFYGVKGSGKTMSLCHAVHFCYTQGWVVLHIPDAHLWVKNCKELLPSSYNSARFDQPLQATTWLRNFRTTNEHLLSQIKTKRRYVWTKRESTDEGRPLGELVNQGISRVKSSSDVVGALMKDLRLQSSQPGADFRLVVAVDGVNALWGRSTIKKENKSAVDLEELTLIHNLKKLMKNDWTGGAIITTLSQTGSLYTPKSAYLPQELLGETGFDSMDPFIPVSVPNYSEKEFESAYLYYLDRKWLQHPQSRTEDGKKELSFLSSKNPSMLDRICGFL, encoded by the exons ATGGCTCTTCACAGATTGTCCTTTAGGCTGCGGGCAACG GTTTGTCATGTCCGGACTCTTCATACGAGTGGATGggggcagcagcaggaggctgtAGCTGTAGAATCAGAACCTGAACCTTTCTCAGTCTTCAGAACACAAGAGACCGATCCG GCCTGTCAGTCGGAGAAACACCTCGGACAGTTCTACACTCTGCCTTCTGCTCACTTCCGACCTCTGTTCCCTCACGGCCTCCCGTACCGCTATCAGCAGCAG gtgaaGACGTTTAACGAAGCCTGCTTCATGGTTCGGCCGCCGGCTCTGGAGGTCATCTCCTACCTGAAGAAAGCTGACTACAGCAAACCCGCTCTGCGATATTTATTCT ACGGTGTGAAGGGCAGCGGGAAGACGATGTCTCTCTGCCACGCCGTCCACTTCTGCTACACTCAGGGCTGGGTGGTGCTGCATATTCCTGACG CTCATCTGTGGGTGAAGAACTGCAAAGAGCTGCTGCCTTCGTCCTACAACTCTGCTCGCTTTGACCAGCCACTGCAGGCCACAACATGGCTGCGCAACTTCAGAACCACCAACGAACACCTCCTCTCCCAG ATAAAGACGAAGCGGCGCTACGTGTGGACGAAGAGGGAGTCCACCGACGAGGGCCGTCCTCTGGGGGAGCTGGTGAATCAG GGGATCTCTCGGGTGAAGAGCAGCAGCGATGTGGTGGGGGCGTTGATGAAGGACCTGAGGCTGCAGAGCAGCCAACCGGGGGCTGACTTTCGCTTGGTCGTGGCCGTGGACGGAGTCAACGCCCTGTGGGGGAGATCCACCATCAAGAAGGAGAACAAGAGCGCT GTGGATCTAGAGGAGCTCACTTTGATTCACAACCTGAAGAAGCTCATGAAGAATGACTGG ACTGGAGGCGCCATCATCACCACTCTGTCTCAGACTGGATCTCTCTACACACCAAAATCTGCCTACCTGCCTCAAGAGCTGCTCGGAGAG ACTGGATTTGACAGCATGGATCCGTTCATCCCGGTGTCGGTGCCCAACTACAGTGAGAAGGAGTTTGAGAGCGCTTATCTTTATTACCTGGACCGGAAGTGGCTGCAGCATCCTCAGA GTCGAACAGAAGATGGGAAGAAAGAACTCAGCTTCCTGAGCAGCAAGAATCCATCGATGTTGGACAGAATCTGTGGCTTCCTGTAA
- the gba gene encoding lysosomal acid glucosylceramidase: MSSSMVLVLLSISALLVLSAGSSKCISRNFGHDSVVCECNSTYCDSVGSVRPPPVGRFSSYLSSMDGSRMEAGEGRVQKNGSGTGLRLTLVSYQKYQKIRGFGGSMTDAAAINILSLSAASQEQLLRQYFSPEGIGYSVVRVPMASCDFSTRLYTYADSPGDYSLDNFTLAAEDVQMKIPLLQRAQALSPGRLSLLASAWSAPAWMKTNGALTGKGSLKGQPGGKEHKAWARYYVRFLEEYSKHNLSFWAVTTGNEPSAGQMTNYSFQALGFTAEEQRDWVSLDLGPALHASSFPRTHVLILDDNRLLLPHWAKVVLSDIHAGRYIHGVAVHWYLDGVVPADISLGVTHSLYPEYYLFATEACAGWRPLDRGVKLGSWDRAEQYAHDIIQDLNHHVVGWTDWNLALDQTGGPNWVKNFVDSPVIVDSKRDVFYKQPTFYSMAHFSKFLLEGSQRVGVSASTETDLEFTAFIRTDGSVVLIILNRSLSEIQFEVWDPAVGFLPSTAPPHSLLTLAWNTH; the protein is encoded by the exons ATGTCTTCTTCtatggttctggttctgctctcTATCTCAGCCCTTCTGGTCCTGTCTGCAG GAAGCAGTAAATGCATCTCCAGGAACTTTGGCCACGACTCGGTGGTCTGTGAGTGTAACTCCACCTACTGCGACTCGGTCGGCTCGGTCCGGCCGCCTCCGGTGGGACGCTTCTCCTCCTACCTGAGCAGCATGGACGGCAGCAGGATGGAGGCCGGAGAGGGGCGGGTCCAGAAGAACGGCAGCGGgacag GTCTCAGGCTGACTCTGGTCTCCTACCAGAAGTACCAGAAGATCCGAGGGTTTGGAGGCTCCATGACGGACGCTGCTGCCATCAACATCCTGTCGctttctgctgcttcacaggAGCAGCTGCTGAGGCAATATTTCTCCCCAGAAG GAATCGGCTACAGCGTGGTTCGTGTCCCGATGGCCAGCTGTGATTTCTCCACCCGTCTGTACACCTACGCCGACTCACCTGGAGACTACAGCCTGGACAACTTCACTCTGGCAGCCGAGGACGTCCAGATGAAG ATTCCTCTCCTGCAGAGAGCCCAGGCTTTATCTCCTGGTCGTCTGTCGCTGCTGGCCAGTGCCTGGAGCGCCCCCGCCTGGATGAAGACCAACGGTGCCCTGACAGGAAAAGGTTCTCTGAAGGGGCAGCCGGGGGGCAAAGAGCACAAAGCTTGGGCTCGGTACTACGTCAG GTTCCTGGAGGAATATTCCAAACACAACCTGAGCTTCTGGGCCGTGACGACAGGAAACGAGCCCTCTGCTGGACAGATGACCAACTACAG TTTCCAGGCTCTGGGCTTCACCGCTGAGGAGCAGAGGGACTGGGTGTCTCTGGATCTGGGCCCGGCTCTCCACGCCTCGTCCTTCCCCAGAACCCACGTCCTGATCCTGGATGACAACCGCCTGCTGCTGCCCCACTGGGCCAAAGTG GTCCTGAGTGACATCCATGCGGGTCGCTACATCCACGGTGTTGCGGTCCACTGGTACCTGGACGGTGTGGTTCCGGCCGACATCAGTCTGGGCGTCACCCACAGCCTTTATCCAGAATATTACCTGTTCGCTACCGAGGCCTGCGCTGGCTGGAGGCCTCTGGACCGAGGGGTGAAGCTGGGGAGCTGGGACCGAGCTGAACAGTACGCTCACGACATCATCCAG GACCTGAACCATCACGTGGTGGGCTGGACTGACTGGAACTTGGCCCTGGACCAGACCGGCGGACCAAACTGGGTGAAGAACTTCGTGGACAGTCCGGTTATAGTGGATTCAAAGAGAGACGTCTTCTACAAACAGCCCACCTTCTACAGCATGGCCCACTTCAG TAAGTTCCTGTTGGAAGGATCTCAGAGAGTCGGAGTGTCGGCCAGCACAGAAACAGACCTGGAGTTCACAGCGTTCATCAGGACAGACGGATCAGTGGTTCTCATCATTCTCAACAG GTCTCTGTCAGAGATCCAGTTTGAGGTCTGGGATCCTGCTGTGGGTTTCCTCCCCTCCACTGCTCCGCCTCATTCTCTGCTCACGCTGGCTTGGAACACACactaa